The window GCTGGTCGGCAAGATTCAGGCGCTCGAGATCGGCACGCTGACCGTGAAGAACATTCCGTGCCTCATCAAGTCGCCTGCGCTCCGGGGATTGCCCGTGGACGAGACGAACGGGATCTCGCCGGTGGCCCTCGGGCTGTCGATGACCGTGGACTACAGGAACCGGCGCCTGACGATCGGCGAGCCGGATTCCGTCGGTGACGGCATCGTTGCCGAGTTGCCGCTGCGACTCAATCGCCTGGCCACCGTCCGCGGCGACGTGAACGGGAATCCGGCCAGCTTCATCGTGGACACGGGCGGCGAGGCAATCTCGCTGAACGAAAGCACGGCGCGCGGGTTGTTCAAGCCGGACGATCGCCGGCGCATCAAGCTGCTGGTGTACGGCGCTTCGGGGTGGGATCCCGACGCGTATCTGCTGCCCGGCGTCAACCTGGCCTTCGGCGACGTCACGCTCGCCAACCAGCCGGTGATGGTGCTGAACCTGCGCGCGCCGAGCGTGCTGCTCGGCTACGAAATCGGCGGGATCGTCGGCTATCGGTTCCTGAGCAAGTACCGCGTAGAGTTCGACCTGAAGCAGAGTCTGCTCCGCCTGCGCACGCTCTGATGCCCGCCTGTTTCTTCGCGTCCGATTTGCACGGCCGCATACGGCGCTACAACTCGCTCATCGGGGCGATCGAGGCCGAACGGCCGGCTGGCGTGTTCCTCGGCGGCGACCTCCTGCCGTCCGGCTTCGGCATGGCCGGGTCCGTCGACCCGGATCACCTGGACTTCATCAACGGCTTTCTGGCCCCGCAGCTCGAGCGACTTCACTCCGTTCTTGGCCGCGACTATCCGGACATCTTCGTTATCCTGGGGAACGACGACCCGAGGGCTGAGGAAGCGGCTGTGCTGGATGCGGCCGCGCGCGGCGTGTGGCACTACGTTCACGATTGTCGAGTGGAGTGGCGGACCTTCGACGTCTACGGCTACGCCTGCGTGCCGCCCACGCCGTTTCGACTGAAGGACTGGGAGCGGTACGACGTGTCGCGGTTCGTCGATCCGGGCTGCCTGTCGCCCGAGGAAGGGTGGCGCAGCATCCCGGTGCCGGACCACGTCGTGCGCTACGGGACGATCCAGGGGGATCTCGAACTCCTCGTCGGGGATCGCCCCGTGGACCGCGCGATCATGCTGTTCCACTCTCCGCCGTACAAGACCGTTCTCGACCGCGCGGCGCTCGACGGGGTCACGGTCGACTACGCCCCGGTGGACGTGCACGTCGGCAGCATCGCCGTGCAGCGGTTCCTCGAGCGGCGCCAGCCGCTGGTAACGCTGCACGGGCACGTGCACGAGTCTGCCCGACTGACCGGGGAGTGGCGGACACGACTCGGAGAGACGCAGGCCTTCTCGGCCGCTCACGACGGTCCGGAACTGGCGCTCGTGAGATTCGACCCCGAGCACGCCGCGGCCGCCACGCGGGAACTGATCTAGACCGTCGCCCCCTGGAGCGGCAGGGCCCGCGCCGGATCGGTGATGGCCCCGATCTTCGACGCGAAGCTCGAGTGGTTCGCGAAGTCGGCATCGGTCACGATCTTCACGTCCAGGAGCCCTTCCGTCTTGTAGCCCGTGCGCAGGTAGTTCATCTCGCTGAGGCAGAGACTCCAGCCCTCGAGCCACGGTTCCAGCACGCGCCGCTTCTCGTCGTTGTCCTCGATGTGGACGATGAGATCGATGTCGCTGCCCGGTCCGGCCGTCGCGTTCTTCGTGCTGCCGAAGACGTACATGCCCTTGATGCCGAAGCGTGCCGGATCGGCCTCGAGCGCGATGTGCTCGACCATGCGCAGGCGCCACCGCCAGTGGTCCTCGGTCAGTTGATGCGTGTCGGCCCGCCGCTCGGGCGGGGCGCCCTGGGCGAGCGTTGGCGGAGCGAAGAAGGCGACCGCCTCGTCGAGGTCGGCGTTCATCAGCACCTGCAGGATGAGGCCCTCCGTGGCCTTCGAGACATCCACGACGCGCACCGTCTGAGCCAGGTGGGCGTACTCGGGCACCAACTCCGCCATGATGTTCGGGGACCGTCGAAGGAACATCTCGTTCAACATCTCGCCGTCGTCGCCGGGGAAGAGCGGGAGGTAGCGGATGCTCGCTTCCACGAGGTCCTGGAAGAAGTGCGTGCCGAACGACACGTCGGGCACGTAGTTGCCCTTCTTGGCGGCAATCTCCATCAGCATCGCGGTGTTGTTGATGTCCGAGTAGGTGACGCTCACGCCGAGCTTGATGTCGCCCCGGCTGCCCCAGCGCCCGGGGCCCATGAGGATGAACTGCCGCTTGGGCAGCAGCTTGTTGAGCCGGCCGATGACGCGGCCGACGTCCTTCAAGTCCGTGAGGTTCTCGACCTGGTCGTACTCGTCGGGATCGACGTAGACGACGTGCGTGATGTCCGGCACGCGACCGTTGGAGACGTACTTGTTCGCCGAGAAGAGGACGCGTTCGAACGGCAGGTCGCGCGGAATGGCTGACGGTGTCGCGTCCCGCGAGAAGCTCTGAGGCCGGCACTGGAGCAGGTACAGATCCTTGCCGTCCGAGGCGAACTCGATGTCGACCGGTGATCCAATCCGCTCGCGCAGCAGCTTGAGCAGCGCCTTCATCCGCGCCATGAACGGCGTGCTGCTCACCAGGCCGTCGAACGTGACCACGGTGTGCGACTCGGCCGGGTCCCATCCGAAGCCGACGGGCCGATGGATGCCCTCGCTGTCGTACACCGAGGCGATCAGCTCGAGGGCGGGGTACTCGCGGCCGTACTCGCGGAACAGGTCCCCGGCGTCCACGGTCTCGAAGCGCCGCGTCTCCAGGTTGATGACGTCGATCTTCCGAGGAGCGTACCGCAGGATCTCCTCGGGCCGGACGTTGACGCGCAGCCCGGGCTGTCCCGGTGCGACGAGGATCGGATAGTCGTCACCGACGCGATCGACCGCGCGCGTGCCGAGGCCGGGCACCAGACGGACGAGGCCGTCCTCGCGTTTGATGCGCGGCGACCACCGGAATTCGTTGTGACTGAAGGCGACGCCGGCGAACGACGGCATGAAGTACGGGCCGACGCGCGTGCCCACGACCTCCTGGATCATGATGCCCATCTCTTCGTGCAGGTCGAGGAGATTGCGTTCGGCGCGGTACTCGATCGGGTCCGCGCCGAAGAGCGACGCATAGACCTCCGCGATCGCGTCCATGAGCGCGCTCAGACGTTCGCCCTTCGTGCCGACGTTGGCCAGGAAGAGGCTCTTGTACTTGCCTGAGAACGCCGCGCCCATCCGATCCTCGAGCAGGCTGGAACTGCGGACGATGAGCGGCTTGCCTTCGAGATCGTCGAGGGCCAGCGACAGCCCCTTCATGATCTCCGGCGCGAACCGCGAGTTCTTGAACACCTGGACGATGTGCGGGTACTCGCGCCGAATCTGCTCGATCTCGAGGTACTTCCGGTTGTAGACGTCCTCGAGCTGGTTGTACTCGACGAAGCTCATGAGGCCGTCGGACGCGATGTACCACGTCTTCGGCACCTTGATGCTGCTCAGCAGTTCGGAGTATTCGCTGCACTTCCGGATGATCTGCGAGGCGAGCAGCATGCCGGCGCTCTTGCCTCCCAGCTTGCCGTGACTGGCGGGGGGGCTGATGATGTGGTTGACCAGCTCGTAGAAATCGCCTATCTCGATGTAGTTCTTGGCGGTGTTGATGAACTCGAGATCCTCGGTGAAGAACCGGCGGGCGAGCGACACGCGCAGGCCGATCTGAACCGACAGCGAGAGTTCTTCGTCCTCGACGGCGAGCTGGTGGTACCGCTCGAGCGCCTGGCCGATGTCGGTGAGCGACGTGCACTGGTTCTCGACCGCTTCAACGAGGAACCCGGTCTTGTCGTCCTTGATCCACTTCTGGATGCACGAGACGATCTCACCCTCGCTCAGGTGCGAGGCGGCGATGCGGAAGGCGTCCTCCGTGAGCGCCAGCAGGTCCTCGATGCTCTTCTTCCGCAGCGGGATGTTGTCCTCGAACCCATCGGACTGCTGCGTGAAGTCCGCGGCGAAGCGGTGCAGCAACTGCTGTGCCTCGTCGATGCCGTTCCAGCACAGGTAGTTCAGCATGCGGCGCGAGATCCGCATCAGCAGGTGCTGGTCGGTCTTCCGCAGGAACTCGATGATGACCCACCACTCGCGCTTCTCGGGTGAGGCGAGGTTCTCGATCGCCGACTGCCAGTTGCGGAGCGTGGTCTGCAGCTGTCGCTGCATCAGGAAGTGCGCGAGGCGCTCGGCAATCGTGTCGATCAGCTTCCGTTCTTCCTTGAGGAACGGCCCCTCGTCGGCGCGCGGCATCTGACGCGTGTAGAACATCTCGATGCTGCCGACCTTCTCGCCTTGCACGATCACGTCCGCGCGCAGCGCCCACGGCGTCTCGGTCACGCGCGGCAGCTGATACACCTGGCTCTCCAGGGTGATCTTCGCCCAGCACACGCTCGGGTACTGCCAGCCGCCCGGCAACACGTCCAGCAGCCGCCGGCACACGTCGTCCACCGACGCGTCAGCCTGGTTGATCAGTTCGTGAACCTTGTAGAGCGTGTGCAGTTCCTTCGCACGCTCCTGCAGTTGCTCGATGATGTTGTTGACGGGCTGATTGCCGGGGTTCATGAGTGTGGCGTCACTCCCTGACGCGGGATTCCCAAAGGACGACTCCGTGCCCCGTCCGGCCGTCCACCTCGACCCGAAGGGGACGCGGCACGCGAACGTGGCGGACGAACGCGGTCTCGGCAACCGCCGGCAGACGCGACAGACCGTCCCAGTCGATCGCGAACGGGCCGTCGAACGCGACCGAGAAGTAGCTGACGTTGAAGCTGGAGATGTTGTGGAAGAAGTGCGAGCCCTGGCTGAGATCCACGTTCATCGACGGCAGCGTGGCCTCGACGATCGCACGCGCCCCGCCGATCTGCGACCAGGCCACGGGGATGCCCAGCCACGGGTCCGAACTGCCCCAGCGCCCGAATCCGAGGAGCAGGTACGGGGTGCCCTGGTCGATGAGCCGCAGGTTGAGGTGCGCGATGTCCTCCGCGATGGCCGGCGTGTGCCTGGTCTCGAACGCGTCAGGCC of the Vicinamibacterales bacterium genome contains:
- a CDS encoding PEP/pyruvate-binding domain-containing protein, which translates into the protein MNPGNQPVNNIIEQLQERAKELHTLYKVHELINQADASVDDVCRRLLDVLPGGWQYPSVCWAKITLESQVYQLPRVTETPWALRADVIVQGEKVGSIEMFYTRQMPRADEGPFLKEERKLIDTIAERLAHFLMQRQLQTTLRNWQSAIENLASPEKREWWVIIEFLRKTDQHLLMRISRRMLNYLCWNGIDEAQQLLHRFAADFTQQSDGFEDNIPLRKKSIEDLLALTEDAFRIAASHLSEGEIVSCIQKWIKDDKTGFLVEAVENQCTSLTDIGQALERYHQLAVEDEELSLSVQIGLRVSLARRFFTEDLEFINTAKNYIEIGDFYELVNHIISPPASHGKLGGKSAGMLLASQIIRKCSEYSELLSSIKVPKTWYIASDGLMSFVEYNQLEDVYNRKYLEIEQIRREYPHIVQVFKNSRFAPEIMKGLSLALDDLEGKPLIVRSSSLLEDRMGAAFSGKYKSLFLANVGTKGERLSALMDAIAEVYASLFGADPIEYRAERNLLDLHEEMGIMIQEVVGTRVGPYFMPSFAGVAFSHNEFRWSPRIKREDGLVRLVPGLGTRAVDRVGDDYPILVAPGQPGLRVNVRPEEILRYAPRKIDVINLETRRFETVDAGDLFREYGREYPALELIASVYDSEGIHRPVGFGWDPAESHTVVTFDGLVSSTPFMARMKALLKLLRERIGSPVDIEFASDGKDLYLLQCRPQSFSRDATPSAIPRDLPFERVLFSANKYVSNGRVPDITHVVYVDPDEYDQVENLTDLKDVGRVIGRLNKLLPKRQFILMGPGRWGSRGDIKLGVSVTYSDINNTAMLMEIAAKKGNYVPDVSFGTHFFQDLVEASIRYLPLFPGDDGEMLNEMFLRRSPNIMAELVPEYAHLAQTVRVVDVSKATEGLILQVLMNADLDEAVAFFAPPTLAQGAPPERRADTHQLTEDHWRWRLRMVEHIALEADPARFGIKGMYVFGSTKNATAGPGSDIDLIVHIEDNDEKRRVLEPWLEGWSLCLSEMNYLRTGYKTEGLLDVKIVTDADFANHSSFASKIGAITDPARALPLQGATV
- a CDS encoding metallophosphoesterase translates to MPACFFASDLHGRIRRYNSLIGAIEAERPAGVFLGGDLLPSGFGMAGSVDPDHLDFINGFLAPQLERLHSVLGRDYPDIFVILGNDDPRAEEAAVLDAAARGVWHYVHDCRVEWRTFDVYGYACVPPTPFRLKDWERYDVSRFVDPGCLSPEEGWRSIPVPDHVVRYGTIQGDLELLVGDRPVDRAIMLFHSPPYKTVLDRAALDGVTVDYAPVDVHVGSIAVQRFLERRQPLVTLHGHVHESARLTGEWRTRLGETQAFSAAHDGPELALVRFDPEHAAAATRELI